The Desulfuromonas versatilis genome has a segment encoding these proteins:
- the rdgC gene encoding recombination-associated protein RdgC, whose amino-acid sequence MGILSNTVSICQFRVVGEPPAEELGPWAGECLAKNAFQPIDHGAEELSFGWVEVDDPKHWEFASPRVYWRDHYLVFSLRRDQRRVPAALLKAHLEEAEAEFLAAHPGLQRVPKQKREELKEAVRGSLLARTLPTPAIFDAVWDTRNGQLTLASLSAKAVELFENLFKQTFEGLRLVTVHPFARAEQVLDQSLQPALLEANQASTDAVLDLIQDNQWLGWDFMLWLMHQTMTGASRYSVCRPGPAVAGDGFVAYLNDRLILQGGGENGMQKVTVAGPQDNFSEVRTALRGGKQIHEAILYLELQEHLWKLTLKGSTFHFASFKAPPVKLEKDTNVDQGSEKEALFYERMYVLEEGLQLFDSLYALFLQNRLDASWPDTAQQIREWLEKD is encoded by the coding sequence ATGGGAATTCTTTCCAATACCGTCAGCATCTGCCAGTTCCGGGTGGTCGGCGAACCCCCGGCCGAGGAGCTCGGCCCCTGGGCCGGCGAGTGCCTGGCAAAAAACGCCTTCCAGCCCATCGACCACGGCGCCGAGGAGCTCTCTTTCGGCTGGGTCGAGGTCGATGACCCCAAGCACTGGGAGTTCGCTTCCCCGCGCGTCTACTGGCGCGACCACTACCTGGTTTTCTCCCTGCGTCGCGACCAACGCCGGGTCCCCGCCGCGCTGCTCAAAGCCCACCTGGAAGAGGCCGAGGCCGAGTTTCTCGCCGCCCACCCGGGCCTGCAGCGGGTGCCCAAGCAGAAGCGCGAGGAGCTCAAGGAGGCGGTGCGCGGCTCCCTGCTCGCCCGCACCCTGCCCACCCCGGCAATCTTCGACGCGGTCTGGGACACCCGCAACGGCCAGCTCACCCTGGCCAGCCTCAGCGCCAAGGCAGTCGAACTGTTCGAAAACCTGTTCAAGCAGACCTTCGAAGGGCTGCGCCTGGTGACCGTCCACCCCTTCGCCCGGGCCGAACAGGTGCTCGACCAAAGCCTGCAGCCCGCGCTGCTCGAAGCTAACCAGGCCAGCACCGACGCGGTCCTTGACCTGATCCAGGACAACCAGTGGCTGGGCTGGGATTTCATGCTCTGGCTGATGCACCAGACCATGACCGGCGCCTCCCGTTACAGCGTCTGCCGCCCGGGGCCCGCGGTCGCTGGCGATGGCTTCGTCGCCTATCTCAACGACCGGCTGATCCTGCAGGGCGGCGGAGAGAACGGCATGCAGAAGGTCACGGTGGCCGGCCCCCAGGACAATTTCAGCGAGGTGCGCACCGCCCTGCGTGGCGGCAAGCAGATCCACGAGGCGATCCTCTACCTGGAACTCCAGGAGCACCTCTGGAAACTCACCCTCAAGGGGAGCACCTTCCACTTCGCCTCTTTCAAGGCGCCGCCGGTCAAGCTCGAAAAGGACACCAACGTCGATCAGGGGAGCGAAAAGGAAGCTCTGTTCTACGAGAGGATGTACGTGCTCGAGGAAGGTTTGCAGCTTTTTGACAGCCTGTATGCCCTTTTCCTGCAAAACCGCCTCGACGCCTCCTGGCCCGACACCGCGCAACAGATTCGGGAGTGGCTGGAAAAAGACTGA
- a CDS encoding J domain-containing protein: MRTPIPENQAIEACRALFGEETRLTREFLRYLQPGGAKSAFRRLAKQTHPDLHPADDPATREQRAAAFRNILRAYELLNAFLQQRQTSPLRPAPTARQAPTPPAEPEPAPGQRRNAHFYSGPLPGRPLQIGIFLYYRGHIPYHALIEALVWQRRQRPPIGSLACRWGWLDEDAVRSVLATRPLVGRFGERAVQLGLLRSQQVQTLLSFQRSRQQKLGRYFVEQGYLSPLELDRLVAELQAHNWQFRSTAG; encoded by the coding sequence GTGAGAACTCCCATTCCGGAAAACCAGGCCATCGAAGCCTGCCGAGCCCTGTTCGGCGAAGAAACCCGCCTTACCCGGGAGTTTCTGCGCTACCTCCAGCCGGGAGGGGCCAAGTCGGCCTTTCGCCGCCTGGCCAAGCAGACCCACCCCGATTTGCATCCGGCCGACGACCCGGCGACCAGGGAACAGCGGGCCGCCGCCTTCCGCAATATCCTGAGGGCCTATGAGCTGCTGAACGCCTTTCTGCAGCAACGCCAAACATCCCCCCTGCGACCCGCCCCGACCGCCCGCCAGGCGCCTACCCCGCCCGCCGAGCCCGAGCCGGCGCCCGGGCAGCGACGCAACGCCCATTTCTACAGCGGCCCCTTGCCGGGCCGCCCGCTGCAAATCGGCATTTTTCTCTACTACCGGGGCCACATCCCCTATCACGCCCTGATTGAGGCCCTGGTCTGGCAGCGCCGCCAGCGCCCCCCCATCGGCAGCCTCGCCTGCCGCTGGGGCTGGCTGGACGAAGACGCCGTCCGTTCGGTGCTGGCGACCCGGCCACTGGTCGGGCGCTTCGGCGAGAGGGCGGTCCAACTCGGGTTGCTGCGCTCCCAACAGGTCCAAACCCTGCTCAGCTTCCAGCGCTCGCGACAGCAGAAACTCGGCCGTTACTTTGTCGAACAGGGGTACCTGTCCCCCCTGGAGCTGGATCGGCTGGTCGCCGAACTGCAGGCTCACAACTGGCAGTTTCGCAGCACGGCGGGCTGA
- a CDS encoding cation:proton antiporter has translation MDKHNLSLFLVLLGVAIIPFLARRLRVPSAALEIVYGALLFNFFILHRPEWFELLREIGFIYLMFIAGMELDLRSIRKSGRSAWYVLISLLSFTVTPLLFVLFGQPFFVGVAVAMISAGIVIPVLKESELMKSRLGKDLIGLALTGELLSILVLTFIDAYHHYGPTLNAAFALLKLALLFGLALLVLKLLYLLAWWHPERVSKVMESEDPVEEGIRIIVTVAFAGGILAALAGAEPILGSFLAGMIFSHVFKSKGRFEEKINAVGFGFLIPFFFIGVGSQLDFALLASPATVLGALALTLMVLVSNIYPLLLARPLRLSLLEASGMSILLSAPLSMIVVAGTLGQKMGLLSDEMIGTLILTALLASVIYPSLFRPLGKRIAAEKAP, from the coding sequence ATGGACAAGCATAACCTCTCCCTGTTTCTGGTTCTGCTCGGGGTGGCGATCATCCCGTTTCTGGCTCGGCGCCTACGGGTCCCCTCGGCCGCCCTGGAGATTGTCTACGGCGCGCTGCTGTTCAATTTCTTCATCCTGCACCGCCCCGAGTGGTTCGAGCTGCTGCGGGAAATCGGCTTCATCTACCTGATGTTCATCGCCGGCATGGAACTCGACCTGCGCAGCATCCGCAAAAGCGGCAGATCGGCCTGGTACGTGCTGATTTCCCTGCTCTCCTTCACGGTGACCCCCCTGCTCTTCGTGCTGTTCGGCCAACCGTTTTTCGTCGGCGTGGCGGTGGCGATGATTTCGGCGGGGATCGTCATCCCGGTGCTCAAGGAATCCGAGTTGATGAAATCCAGACTGGGCAAGGACCTGATCGGTCTGGCCCTGACCGGGGAGCTGCTCTCCATCCTGGTGCTGACCTTCATCGACGCCTATCATCATTACGGCCCGACCCTCAACGCCGCCTTCGCCCTGCTGAAGCTCGCCCTGCTCTTCGGCCTGGCTCTGCTGGTGCTGAAACTGCTCTACCTGCTGGCCTGGTGGCACCCGGAGCGGGTGTCAAAGGTCATGGAGAGCGAGGACCCGGTCGAGGAGGGGATCCGCATCATCGTCACCGTCGCCTTCGCCGGGGGCATCCTGGCGGCGCTGGCCGGGGCCGAACCGATCCTCGGCTCGTTTCTGGCCGGGATGATTTTCAGCCACGTGTTCAAGAGCAAGGGGCGCTTCGAAGAGAAGATCAACGCGGTGGGCTTCGGCTTTCTGATCCCGTTTTTCTTCATCGGCGTCGGCTCCCAGCTCGATTTCGCCCTGCTCGCCTCGCCCGCGACGGTGCTGGGCGCCCTGGCGCTCACCCTGATGGTGCTGGTCAGCAACATCTACCCGCTGCTGCTGGCCAGGCCCCTGCGCCTTTCACTGCTGGAGGCCTCGGGGATGAGCATTTTGCTGTCGGCCCCGCTGTCGATGATCGTCGTCGCCGGCACCCTGGGGCAGAAGATGGGGCTGCTTTCCGACGAGATGATCGGCACGCTGATCCTCACCGCCCTGCTCGCCAGCGTCATCTACCCCTCCCTGTTCAGGCCGCTGGGCAAGCGGATCGCCGCCGAGAAGGCCCCGTGA
- a CDS encoding potassium channel family protein translates to MATGKVLIIGLGSIGLQLIRHLSRDFSLVCIDTSDLSLETARQLRGEGITTILGDATSRLVLEEAGAAEADTVIISTTTEKVNIEVARVLHEHFEVPRVVSIGITQKGIATLESLDVEVESIFNISATGIRNRLEAKTKTVHGIGLGKNEILEVEVHPNSRLVNKRLAALRSKSWRVGIIYREGNIIVPQGETSLRGKDKVVILGDPMVLKTVAEMLTFRFAHFPLEYGDTLVACFPNGTDESYLEEIGYLLSVYPLSRAMFVAARKTPELEEKLKQIAAAHSLKQYDILEATGRPFLAGLASLVKEQVRRPALLVLPKEAIEAHAFSALRKHRGKDHLVQLSTGLICPVMLAAGSFPYERVAVPCLSSPGLQRSLETTLEMSAAINYEIDALFVALSRYISSEEQAADREKMEKTVSDLRLIYKSKIREVDLTGNPITAVTGALSEHNLLVSEMASWRDSGWLASLLQPDVGWSIVRQAPVSTLLIPPVDVIA, encoded by the coding sequence ATGGCAACCGGCAAGGTTCTCATCATCGGCCTCGGCAGCATCGGCCTGCAACTGATCCGGCACCTGTCGCGGGATTTTTCCCTGGTCTGCATCGATACCAGCGATCTCTCCCTGGAGACGGCCCGCCAGCTGCGCGGCGAAGGGATAACCACTATCCTCGGCGACGCCACCAGCCGCCTGGTCCTCGAGGAGGCTGGCGCCGCCGAAGCCGACACGGTGATCATCAGCACCACCACAGAAAAGGTGAACATCGAGGTGGCCCGGGTGCTGCACGAGCACTTCGAGGTACCGCGGGTGGTCTCCATCGGCATCACCCAGAAGGGGATTGCCACCCTGGAGAGCCTCGATGTCGAGGTGGAGAGCATCTTCAACATCAGCGCCACCGGGATCCGCAACCGTCTCGAGGCCAAGACCAAGACGGTGCACGGCATCGGCCTGGGCAAGAACGAAATCCTCGAGGTCGAGGTGCACCCCAATTCTCGCCTGGTCAACAAGCGCCTGGCGGCCCTGCGTTCGAAAAGCTGGCGGGTGGGCATCATCTACCGGGAGGGGAACATCATCGTTCCCCAGGGCGAAACGTCCCTACGCGGCAAGGACAAGGTCGTCATCCTCGGCGACCCGATGGTGCTGAAGACCGTCGCGGAAATGCTCACCTTCCGCTTCGCCCATTTTCCGCTGGAATACGGCGATACCCTGGTCGCCTGCTTTCCCAACGGGACCGACGAGAGCTACCTCGAGGAGATCGGCTACCTGCTCAGCGTCTACCCCCTGAGCAGGGCCATGTTCGTCGCCGCGCGCAAGACCCCGGAGCTGGAAGAGAAGCTCAAGCAGATCGCCGCCGCCCACAGCCTGAAACAGTACGACATCCTCGAGGCGACCGGGCGGCCCTTTCTCGCCGGACTGGCCTCCCTGGTCAAAGAGCAGGTCCGCAGGCCGGCCCTGCTGGTGCTGCCCAAGGAGGCGATCGAAGCCCATGCCTTTTCGGCGCTGCGCAAGCATCGCGGCAAGGACCACCTGGTGCAACTCTCCACGGGGCTGATCTGCCCGGTCATGCTGGCCGCCGGCAGCTTCCCCTACGAGCGCGTCGCGGTCCCCTGTCTGAGCAGCCCCGGACTGCAGCGTTCCCTGGAGACGACCCTGGAGATGTCGGCGGCCATCAATTACGAGATCGACGCGCTGTTCGTCGCCCTTTCCCGCTACATCTCCTCCGAGGAGCAGGCCGCCGACCGGGAAAAGATGGAAAAGACCGTTTCCGACCTGCGCCTGATCTACAAATCGAAAATCCGCGAGGTGGATCTGACGGGGAACCCGATCACCGCGGTGACCGGCGCGCTTTCCGAGCACAACCTGCTGGTCAGCGAAATGGCCAGCTGGCGCGACTCCGGGTGGCTCGCTTCGTTGCTGCAGCCCGACGTAGGCTGGAGCATCGTCCGGCAGGCCCCCGTCTCGACCCTGCTGATCCCCCCGGTCGACGTAATCGCCTGA
- a CDS encoding GPMC system transcriptional regulator, producing MDSPLDARIAALAAKIGSYGKENLEDILHVVIEALGLISRQNRCRIYLEDLTSGSLSCAAASGLLAQAIRQQHFPINSAEYMVSRVYISQEEAQVEDVGAFPSPFARELAERFAILSCYLVPLLHQGRAVGVACLDSSRKGQLPGEEVRRQLKGFLDRVVPVIDQARKYHQQMVLARRVDEAKKKEAAFTMVKSAVRLIDKLSLASVLVPSQMVPGAAEGGLQILASYSEEKEAKRLYEDERQINLGRGKSLLSRFINSAGVITDETLLGPLYIPNLPAETLQKRYLTEEMGLKSLYMVPRFEPRTRRLICLVNYYTREAHRFSDFEKGLLEAHAEMAQRVIQEIGGEHMEIQVLSEINDLLQEKFEGVQTFLNRVLSKATELIGADTGSIALVREQDGVKWLVVEEPDGRLVGAKSKEWLKKNIPPIRIGGRDLPAEERSLTGYVAHSGRPHVIEDTDEEKRGGGLYREITEVIKSEIAVPVVFDGEVIAVICLDSLRPIFFTDEHKRILLIIERMISRYLSDLQRIEKLTTEVNRLRSDVGYKDPKISSYKLGNIIGNSPKANALVEFIQRITPPIFNRIAYWSRTDVQEATLGLPSILVTGPTGSGKEFFFNNIFSKLNEMYQAQIDPRGELPVKKSNIAAYSGELTYSELFGHKRGAFTGAHTDRTGILEEAHGGVVFLDEIGDADPKTQVQLLRFLDNGGFMRLGDNVTRYARVLLIAATNKNLRQLIDEGLFREDLYHRLSELTIEVPSLNERREDIPDLAVHFLGKLYRVYKRPEEGDEDAPAITRGAQNLLTTHHYTGNIRELRSILLRALFFRRGRIVTEDDVREVLAGMGNRSAAGTGEKLTGELAREIFETISAGRADFWSGLHTPFSENRISRDVVAATVELARGQGATSMPKIAEALGACDPRSDSDQERKLFYKFKNFLYKTIRIS from the coding sequence ATGGATTCACCCCTGGACGCACGCATTGCCGCACTGGCGGCCAAGATCGGCAGCTACGGCAAGGAGAACCTGGAGGACATTCTGCACGTGGTGATCGAGGCCCTCGGCCTGATCTCCCGGCAGAACCGCTGCCGGATCTACCTCGAGGACCTGACCAGCGGCAGCCTGAGCTGCGCCGCGGCCAGCGGCCTGCTGGCCCAGGCCATCCGCCAGCAGCACTTTCCCATCAACAGCGCCGAGTACATGGTCTCGCGGGTCTACATCTCCCAGGAGGAGGCCCAGGTCGAGGATGTCGGCGCCTTCCCCAGTCCCTTCGCCCGCGAACTGGCCGAGCGCTTCGCCATCCTCTCCTGCTACCTGGTGCCGCTGTTGCACCAGGGGCGGGCGGTCGGGGTGGCCTGCCTCGACAGCAGCCGCAAGGGGCAACTGCCCGGCGAGGAGGTGCGCCGCCAGCTCAAGGGGTTTCTCGATCGGGTGGTGCCGGTCATCGACCAGGCCCGCAAATACCACCAGCAGATGGTGCTGGCCCGGCGGGTGGACGAGGCGAAGAAGAAAGAGGCCGCCTTCACCATGGTCAAATCAGCCGTCAGGCTGATCGACAAGCTCTCGCTCGCCTCGGTGCTGGTCCCCTCGCAGATGGTGCCCGGCGCCGCCGAGGGAGGGCTGCAGATTCTCGCCTCCTATTCGGAGGAGAAGGAGGCCAAGCGGCTCTACGAGGACGAGCGGCAGATCAACCTGGGGCGTGGCAAGTCGCTGCTGTCGCGCTTTATCAACAGCGCCGGGGTGATCACCGACGAAACCCTGCTGGGGCCGCTGTATATTCCCAACCTGCCGGCGGAGACCCTGCAGAAGCGCTACCTGACCGAGGAGATGGGGCTCAAGTCGCTCTACATGGTGCCGCGCTTCGAGCCGCGCACCCGGCGGCTGATCTGCCTGGTCAACTATTACACCCGCGAAGCCCACCGCTTCAGCGATTTCGAAAAGGGGCTGCTCGAGGCTCACGCCGAGATGGCCCAGCGGGTCATCCAGGAGATCGGCGGCGAGCACATGGAGATCCAGGTCCTCTCCGAGATCAACGACCTGCTCCAGGAGAAGTTCGAGGGGGTGCAGACCTTTCTGAACCGGGTGCTCTCCAAGGCCACCGAGCTGATCGGCGCCGACACCGGCAGCATCGCCCTGGTGCGCGAGCAGGACGGGGTGAAGTGGCTGGTGGTCGAGGAGCCCGACGGGCGCCTGGTGGGGGCCAAGAGCAAGGAGTGGCTGAAGAAGAACATCCCGCCGATCCGCATCGGCGGCCGCGACCTGCCCGCCGAGGAGCGCAGCCTGACCGGCTACGTGGCCCACAGCGGGCGGCCCCACGTCATCGAGGACACCGACGAGGAGAAGCGCGGCGGCGGGCTCTACCGCGAGATCACCGAGGTGATCAAGAGCGAGATCGCCGTGCCGGTGGTCTTCGACGGGGAGGTCATCGCGGTGATCTGCCTCGACAGTCTGCGCCCCATTTTCTTCACCGACGAGCACAAGCGCATCCTGCTGATCATCGAGCGGATGATCTCGCGCTATCTTTCGGACCTGCAGCGTATCGAGAAGCTCACCACCGAGGTCAACCGCCTGCGCTCCGACGTTGGCTACAAGGACCCGAAGATCTCCTCCTACAAGCTCGGCAACATCATCGGCAACTCGCCCAAGGCCAACGCCCTGGTGGAGTTCATCCAGCGCATCACCCCGCCGATCTTCAACCGCATCGCCTACTGGAGCCGCACCGATGTGCAGGAGGCGACCCTGGGGCTCCCCTCGATCCTGGTCACCGGTCCCACCGGCAGCGGCAAGGAGTTTTTCTTCAACAACATCTTTTCGAAACTCAACGAGATGTACCAGGCGCAGATCGACCCGCGCGGCGAACTGCCGGTGAAAAAGAGCAACATCGCCGCCTACAGCGGCGAGCTGACCTACTCGGAGCTGTTCGGCCACAAGCGTGGCGCCTTCACCGGGGCGCACACCGACCGCACCGGGATTCTCGAGGAGGCCCATGGCGGCGTGGTGTTTCTCGACGAGATCGGCGACGCCGACCCCAAGACCCAGGTGCAGCTGCTGCGCTTTCTCGACAACGGCGGCTTCATGCGCCTGGGGGACAACGTCACCCGCTACGCCCGGGTGCTGCTGATCGCCGCCACCAACAAGAACCTGCGCCAGCTCATCGACGAGGGGCTGTTCCGCGAGGACCTCTACCACCGGCTCTCCGAGCTGACCATCGAGGTCCCCTCGCTCAACGAGCGGCGCGAGGACATCCCCGACCTCGCGGTGCACTTTCTCGGCAAGCTCTACCGGGTCTACAAGCGCCCCGAGGAGGGGGACGAAGACGCCCCGGCCATCACCCGGGGGGCCCAGAACCTGCTGACCACCCACCACTACACCGGCAACATCCGCGAGCTGCGCAGCATCCTGCTGCGCGCGCTGTTCTTCCGCCGGGGGCGCATCGTCACCGAGGACGACGTGCGCGAGGTGCTGGCCGGCATGGGCAACCGGTCCGCCGCAGGGACCGGGGAGAAACTGACCGGCGAGTTGGCCCGGGAAATTTTCGAGACCATCAGCGCCGGCCGCGCCGACTTCTGGAGCGGGCTGCACACGCCTTTTTCCGAAAACCGCATCTCCCGCGACGTGGTGGCCGCGACGGTGGAGCTGGCCCGCGGCCAGGGGGCGACCAGCATGCCGAAGATCGCCGAGGCGCTGGGCGCCTGCGACCCCAGAAGCGACAGCGACCAGGAACGCAAGCTGTTCTACAAGTTCAAGAATTTTCTCTACAAGACCATCCGCATCTCGTGA
- a CDS encoding VOC family protein: MLKPAKNTICLWYDGDAEAAARFYAETFPDSSVGEVFRAPGDFPSGKKGDVLTVWFTVMGIPCLGLNGGSAFRHNEAFSFQVATADQAETDRYWNAIVSNGGQESACGWCKDKWGMSWQITPIALTQAITDSDAAAAKRAFEAMLQMSKIDIAAIEAARRG, translated from the coding sequence ATGCTCAAGCCGGCAAAGAACACGATATGCCTTTGGTACGATGGCGACGCCGAGGCCGCGGCGCGTTTTTATGCCGAGACGTTTCCGGATTCGTCCGTGGGGGAGGTGTTCCGCGCCCCGGGAGATTTTCCGTCAGGGAAGAAAGGGGATGTGTTGACGGTTTGGTTTACCGTGATGGGCATTCCCTGCCTCGGGCTCAACGGCGGCTCCGCGTTCAGGCACAACGAAGCATTCTCCTTTCAGGTCGCCACGGCCGACCAGGCCGAAACCGATCGTTACTGGAACGCGATCGTCAGCAACGGCGGCCAGGAGAGCGCCTGCGGCTGGTGCAAGGACAAATGGGGGATGTCCTGGCAGATCACGCCGATCGCCCTGACGCAGGCGATCACCGATTCGGATGCGGCGGCAGCCAAGCGCGCCTTCGAAGCGATGCTGCAGATGAGCAAGATCGACATCGCTGCCATCGAGGCGGCGCGCCGGGGTTAA